In one window of Duganella dendranthematis DNA:
- a CDS encoding MerR family transcriptional regulator, whose translation MSTYTITELAREFDITARAIRFYEDQGLLSPSREGAGGRNRVYTPRDRTRLKLTLRGKRLGLSLAEIKSLVDMYETPKDSAAQMHRFLTVLAQHRETLEQQREDIEMSLAEIQAHEDECKRMLEAHAVT comes from the coding sequence ATGTCCACCTACACCATTACCGAACTGGCGCGCGAATTCGACATCACTGCGCGTGCAATCCGCTTTTACGAAGACCAGGGCCTGTTGAGCCCGTCGCGTGAAGGCGCCGGCGGCCGCAACCGCGTCTACACGCCGCGCGACCGCACCCGCCTCAAGCTGACTCTGCGCGGCAAGCGCCTCGGCCTGTCGCTGGCGGAAATCAAGAGCCTGGTCGACATGTACGAGACGCCCAAGGATTCGGCGGCGCAGATGCACCGCTTCCTGACCGTGCTGGCGCAGCACCGCGAAACGCTGGAACAGCAGCGCGAAGACATCGAAATGTCGCTGGCCGAGATTCAGGCGCACGAAGACGAATGCAAACGCATGCTGGAAGCCCATGCCGTGACGTGA
- a CDS encoding acetyl-CoA C-acyltransferase yields the protein MHDPIVIVGAARTPMGAFQGDFSAKAAHDLGAVAIQAAVERSGIDGKLVEHVYFGNCLMAGQGQAPARQALLKAGLPTSTGAVTLSKMCGSAMQAAIFAHDQLIAGSADVVIAGGMESMTNAPYLVPKARGGYRIGHGMLFDHMMYDGLEDAYSRNEKTGEGRSMGTFAEDCSAKYAFTREAQDNFAIESVKRAQVATSEGYFKWEIAPVTVTSRAGDTVIDKDEGPLKAKVEKIPTLRAAFKKDGTITAASSSSINDGAAALVMMRESKAKELGLSPIARIHGHATFAQEPNWFTTAPIGAIEKLYKKIGWSTKDVDLFEINEAFAAVPMAAMHDLAIPHDKVNIHGGACALGHPIGASGARIIVTLLGALKRTGGKKGVAALCIGGGEATAMAVELV from the coding sequence ATGCATGATCCTATCGTCATCGTGGGCGCAGCCCGCACCCCCATGGGCGCCTTCCAGGGCGACTTCTCGGCCAAGGCCGCACACGACCTCGGCGCCGTCGCCATCCAGGCCGCCGTCGAACGCTCCGGCATCGACGGCAAGCTGGTGGAGCACGTCTACTTCGGCAACTGCCTGATGGCGGGCCAGGGCCAGGCGCCGGCACGCCAGGCGCTGTTGAAAGCCGGCCTGCCGACGTCCACCGGCGCCGTCACGCTGTCCAAAATGTGCGGTTCGGCCATGCAGGCCGCGATCTTCGCGCACGACCAGCTGATCGCCGGCAGCGCCGACGTCGTGATCGCCGGCGGCATGGAGTCGATGACCAACGCGCCGTACCTGGTGCCGAAGGCGCGCGGCGGCTACCGCATCGGCCACGGCATGCTGTTCGATCACATGATGTACGACGGCCTGGAAGACGCCTACTCGCGCAACGAGAAAACCGGCGAAGGCCGCTCGATGGGCACCTTTGCCGAAGACTGCTCGGCCAAGTACGCATTCACGCGCGAGGCGCAGGACAACTTCGCCATCGAATCGGTGAAGCGCGCGCAGGTCGCCACCAGCGAAGGCTATTTCAAGTGGGAAATCGCGCCGGTCACCGTGACCTCGCGCGCCGGCGACACCGTCATCGACAAAGACGAAGGTCCGCTGAAAGCCAAAGTGGAAAAGATCCCGACACTGCGCGCCGCCTTCAAGAAAGACGGCACCATTACCGCCGCCTCGTCGTCGTCGATCAACGACGGCGCCGCAGCGCTGGTGATGATGCGCGAATCGAAAGCCAAGGAACTGGGCCTGTCGCCGATCGCCCGCATTCACGGCCACGCCACCTTTGCGCAGGAACCGAACTGGTTCACCACCGCACCGATCGGCGCCATCGAAAAACTGTACAAGAAAATCGGCTGGAGCACCAAGGACGTCGACCTGTTCGAGATTAACGAAGCCTTCGCCGCCGTGCCGATGGCGGCGATGCACGATCTGGCTATCCCGCACGACAAGGTCAACATCCACGGCGGCGCCTGCGCGCTGGGCCACCCGATCGGCGCTTCCGGCGCGCGCATCATCGTCACGCTGCTGGGCGCCTTGAAACGCACCGGCGGCAAAAAGGGCGTGGCGGCACTGTGCATCGGCGGCGGCGAAGCGACTGCGATGGCCGTGGAGCTGGTGTAA
- a CDS encoding SDR family oxidoreductase — translation MATALIIGASRGIGLELVKQYRNDGWRVIATARKQEDCDALAALGAEPHKLDVTNLEAVAGIGWKLDGEELDVAILNAGVYGPRHDGFPAQADFDAVMHTNVLAAMRLLPVLAPLVCASRGDGKLAVLSSRMGSLSERTSPSGSLYRASKAALNSVLIDTALVFGKQGATCVAFHPGWVQTDMGGAGADITVEQSASGIRATLAGLAASEVAVYRSYDGTEIGW, via the coding sequence ATGGCGACTGCACTGATTATCGGCGCCTCGCGCGGCATCGGGCTGGAACTGGTCAAGCAATACCGCAACGATGGCTGGCGCGTGATCGCCACCGCGCGCAAGCAGGAAGACTGCGACGCGCTGGCCGCGCTGGGCGCCGAGCCGCACAAGCTGGATGTGACCAATCTGGAAGCGGTGGCGGGCATCGGCTGGAAGCTCGATGGCGAAGAACTGGATGTCGCTATTCTGAACGCGGGCGTGTACGGCCCGCGTCACGACGGTTTTCCGGCGCAGGCGGACTTTGACGCGGTGATGCACACCAACGTGCTGGCGGCGATGCGCTTGCTGCCGGTGCTGGCGCCGCTGGTGTGCGCGTCGCGTGGCGACGGCAAGCTGGCGGTGCTGTCGTCGCGTATGGGATCGCTGAGCGAGCGCACCTCGCCGTCAGGCTCGCTGTACCGCGCCAGCAAGGCCGCGCTGAATTCGGTGTTGATCGACACCGCGCTGGTGTTCGGCAAGCAGGGCGCGACTTGTGTAGCCTTCCATCCGGGCTGGGTGCAGACCGACATGGGCGGCGCCGGTGCCGACATCACGGTAGAACAAAGCGCCAGCGGCATCCGCGCCACGCTGGCCGGGTTGGCCGCCTCCGAAGTCGCCGTCTACCGCAGCTACGACGGCACGGAAATCGGCTGGTAA
- a CDS encoding isovaleryl-CoA dehydrogenase has protein sequence MLHLPGLTFDHGEDIAALREAVQQFAAAEIAPRAAEIDRSDQFPMDLWRKMGELGVLGITVPEEYGGANMGYLAHIVAMEEISRASASVGLSYGAHSNLCVNQIKRNGTEEQKQKYLPKLISGEYIGALAMSEPNAGSDVVSMKLRAEFKGDRWVLNGTKMWITNGPDADVLVVYAKNDLEAGPKGMTAFLIEKGFKGFSIAQKLDKLGMRGSHTGELVFEDCEVPAENVLGGLGKGVNVLMSGLDFERTVLSGGPLGIMQACMDVVVPYIHDRKQFGQPIGEFQLMQGKIADMYSTMMASKAYVYAVGQACDRATSPEQIRNLRKDAAGAILYSAEKATWMAGEAIQTLGGNGYINEYPVGRLWRDAKLYEIGAGTSEIRRMLIGRELFAETR, from the coding sequence ATGCTCCATCTCCCAGGCCTGACCTTTGACCATGGCGAGGATATCGCCGCGCTGCGCGAGGCCGTGCAGCAATTCGCCGCCGCCGAGATCGCCCCGCGCGCGGCCGAAATCGACCGCAGCGACCAGTTCCCCATGGACCTGTGGCGCAAGATGGGCGAACTGGGCGTGCTCGGCATCACCGTACCGGAAGAGTACGGCGGCGCCAACATGGGCTATCTGGCCCACATCGTGGCGATGGAGGAAATCTCGCGCGCCTCGGCTTCGGTCGGCCTGTCCTACGGCGCCCACTCGAATCTGTGCGTCAACCAGATCAAGCGCAACGGCACCGAAGAACAAAAACAGAAATACCTGCCCAAGCTGATTTCCGGCGAATACATCGGCGCGCTCGCCATGTCCGAACCGAACGCCGGTTCCGATGTGGTCAGCATGAAGCTGCGCGCCGAGTTCAAGGGCGACCGCTGGGTGCTGAACGGCACCAAGATGTGGATCACCAACGGCCCCGACGCCGACGTGCTGGTGGTCTACGCCAAGAACGACCTGGAAGCCGGCCCGAAAGGCATGACCGCCTTCCTGATCGAAAAAGGCTTCAAGGGCTTCTCGATCGCGCAGAAGCTCGACAAGCTGGGCATGCGCGGCTCCCACACCGGCGAGCTGGTGTTCGAGGATTGCGAAGTGCCGGCCGAAAACGTGCTGGGCGGCCTGGGCAAGGGCGTCAACGTGCTGATGTCCGGCCTCGACTTCGAGCGCACCGTGCTGTCCGGCGGCCCGCTGGGCATCATGCAGGCCTGCATGGACGTGGTGGTGCCCTACATCCACGACCGCAAGCAGTTCGGCCAGCCGATCGGCGAGTTCCAGCTGATGCAGGGCAAAATCGCCGACATGTACTCGACCATGATGGCGTCCAAGGCTTATGTCTACGCCGTCGGCCAGGCCTGCGACCGCGCCACCTCGCCGGAACAGATCCGCAACCTGCGCAAGGACGCCGCCGGCGCCATCCTGTACAGCGCCGAGAAGGCGACCTGGATGGCCGGCGAAGCGATTCAAACGCTGGGCGGCAATGGCTACATCAACGAATATCCGGTCGGCCGCCTGTGGCGCGACGCCAAGCTGTATGAAATCGGCGCCGGCACCAGCGAGATCCGCCGCATGCTGATCGGCCGCGAACTGTTCGCCGAAACCCGTTAA
- a CDS encoding UbiX family flavin prenyltransferase, whose translation MPDRPQRIVIAITGATGAVYGVRLLQHLQHLDGIETHLIVSEAAVLTLHQETGLQRREVESLAHVVHKVRDVGASIASGSFQSDGMIIAPCSMKTLASVAHGLSDNLIARAADVVLKERRRLVLMVRETPFNLAHLRNMTAVTEMGGIIFPPLPSFYHNPQSIEEMVDHTVARVIDLFGIEHALAPRWAGLKGQAAGGI comes from the coding sequence ATGCCTGATCGGCCTCAGCGGATTGTTATCGCCATCACCGGCGCCACCGGTGCGGTGTATGGCGTGCGTCTGCTGCAGCATTTGCAACATCTTGACGGCATCGAGACGCATCTGATCGTCTCTGAAGCCGCCGTCCTCACGCTGCACCAGGAAACTGGCTTGCAGCGGCGCGAGGTCGAATCCCTGGCCCATGTGGTGCACAAGGTGCGCGACGTCGGCGCCTCGATCGCCAGCGGCTCGTTCCAGAGCGACGGCATGATCATTGCGCCCTGCTCGATGAAAACCCTGGCGTCGGTGGCCCATGGCCTGTCCGACAACCTGATCGCGCGCGCGGCCGACGTCGTGCTCAAGGAGCGCCGTCGGCTGGTGTTGATGGTAAGGGAGACCCCGTTCAATCTGGCGCACTTGCGCAACATGACAGCGGTCACGGAAATGGGCGGCATCATCTTCCCGCCGCTGCCGAGCTTCTATCACAACCCGCAGAGCATTGAGGAGATGGTCGACCACACGGTGGCCCGCGTGATCGATTTATTCGGCATTGAACATGCGTTGGCGCCGCGCTGGGCCGGTCTCAAGGGACAGGCCGCCGGCGGCATCTAA
- a CDS encoding PadR family transcriptional regulator, with translation MDINYSKYLPLSEATFYVMLALTQPMHGYALMQKVDSMSAGSVTLGPGTLYGVFGTLEKQALIVKVAEEERRKVYALTELGKVVLAEQVRRLEIMLGNARALQHAA, from the coding sequence ATGGATATTAACTACAGTAAATACCTGCCCCTATCGGAAGCGACGTTTTACGTGATGCTGGCGCTGACCCAGCCGATGCACGGCTACGCCCTCATGCAGAAGGTGGACAGCATGAGCGCCGGCAGCGTCACGCTGGGGCCGGGCACCTTGTACGGGGTGTTCGGCACGCTGGAAAAACAGGCGCTGATCGTCAAGGTGGCGGAAGAGGAGCGGCGCAAGGTTTACGCGCTGACGGAACTGGGCAAGGTGGTGCTGGCGGAGCAGGTGCGCCGGCTGGAAATCATGCTGGGCAATGCGCGGGCGTTGCAGCACGCGGCTTAA
- a CDS encoding DUF2812 domain-containing protein: MGKLVRKFKIWYVWQDEEHQQWLQEMAAQGLHLRSTNVCCVHTFERGAPADVAYRWDVRYFGPKAEYKQLFQDAGWELVTSTVGWHCWRKARTAGASTEIFTQRADNAAKYLRVIRLFALVVAAEALAYWLIPARQEYAEGLAWGMFVGTAVVGLISLAKLSKRMKEVQGA; encoded by the coding sequence ATGGGCAAGCTGGTACGGAAATTCAAGATCTGGTACGTGTGGCAGGATGAAGAACATCAGCAGTGGCTGCAGGAGATGGCGGCGCAAGGCCTGCATCTGCGCAGCACCAACGTTTGCTGCGTCCACACGTTCGAGCGTGGCGCGCCGGCCGATGTGGCGTATCGCTGGGATGTGCGCTACTTCGGCCCGAAGGCTGAGTACAAGCAGCTGTTCCAGGATGCCGGCTGGGAGCTGGTGACCTCGACGGTGGGCTGGCATTGCTGGCGCAAGGCGCGCACGGCCGGCGCCAGCACCGAGATTTTCACCCAGCGCGCCGACAACGCCGCCAAATACCTGCGCGTGATCCGTCTGTTTGCGCTGGTTGTGGCGGCCGAGGCGCTGGCTTACTGGCTGATTCCGGCCCGGCAGGAATACGCTGAAGGCCTGGCGTGGGGTATGTTTGTCGGTACCGCCGTGGTCGGCTTGATCTCGCTGGCCAAGCTGTCCAAGCGCATGAAGGAGGTTCAGGGCGCCTGA
- a CDS encoding Tex family protein encodes MLPSIEQRLALELSAKPAQVVAAVALLDEGATVPFIARYRKEVTGGLDDVQLRLLEERLRYLRELEDRRASIIASITEQNKMTPVLLDAVMHAEDKTRLEDLYLPYKQKRRTKAQIAIEAGLAPLADGLLGNPELNPEVEAAKFLREAFTTTDGNNPGVADTKAALDGARQILMERFAEDATLLQSLREYVQEHGIVESKVIEGKQEEGEKFADYFDYSENLSSVPSHRALALMRGRREGVLDVTLRLDSEPEKPKWDAPHNPCESRIAARFGIKSSGRPADKWLSDTARWTWRVKSFMHLETELMGALREKSELDAITVFATNLKALLLAAPAGQRATMGLDPGLRTGVKVAVVDATGKVMDTAVIYPHQPKNDWEGSLHTLGKLAAKHNVSLISIGNGTASRETDKLAQDLLKRFPEQKMHKIVVSEAGASVYSASEYASRELPDMDVSLRGAVSIARRLQDPLAELVKIDPKSIGVGQYQHDVSQTQLARTLDAVVEDCVNAVGVDVNTASAPLLARVSGLSSSVATAIVSYRDVKGAFTSRAALKSVPRLGDKTFEQAAGFLRVMGGDNPLDASAVHPESYPLVEKILGDIQKDIKAVIGDSALIKRLQPAKYADEKFGVPTITDILKELEKPGRDPRPEFTTATFKEGVEEIRDLRPDMILEGVVTNVAAFGAFVDIGVHQDGLVHISALSNTFVKDPHTVVKAGQVVKVKVLEVDEKRKRIALTMRLSDSAPQAGAQPQQRGDRNDRRAMGQQQKQQTREPAASGSMAAAFAKLRG; translated from the coding sequence ATGTTGCCTTCCATTGAACAACGTCTTGCCCTCGAACTGTCCGCCAAACCGGCCCAGGTAGTTGCCGCCGTCGCCCTGTTGGACGAAGGCGCCACCGTGCCCTTCATCGCCCGTTATCGCAAGGAAGTCACCGGCGGCCTGGATGACGTCCAACTGCGCCTGCTCGAAGAGCGCCTGCGTTACCTGCGCGAGCTGGAAGACCGCCGCGCCAGCATCATCGCCTCGATCACCGAGCAAAACAAAATGACACCGGTCTTATTAGATGCTGTCATGCACGCAGAAGACAAGACCCGGCTGGAAGACTTATATCTTCCCTACAAGCAAAAACGCCGCACCAAGGCCCAAATCGCCATCGAAGCGGGCCTGGCGCCGCTGGCCGACGGCCTGCTGGGCAATCCCGAACTGAATCCGGAAGTCGAAGCCGCCAAGTTCCTGCGCGAAGCCTTTACCACCACCGACGGCAACAATCCGGGCGTGGCCGACACCAAGGCCGCGCTGGACGGCGCCCGCCAGATCCTGATGGAGCGTTTTGCCGAAGATGCTACCCTGCTTCAGTCGCTGCGTGAATATGTCCAAGAGCATGGCATCGTCGAATCGAAGGTTATTGAAGGTAAGCAAGAAGAAGGTGAAAAGTTCGCCGACTACTTCGATTACAGCGAAAACCTGTCGTCGGTACCGTCGCACCGCGCACTGGCGCTGATGCGCGGTCGCCGCGAAGGCGTGCTGGACGTTACCCTGCGGCTGGACTCCGAACCGGAAAAACCAAAGTGGGACGCGCCGCACAATCCGTGCGAAAGCCGCATCGCCGCCCGTTTCGGCATCAAGAGCAGCGGCCGCCCGGCCGACAAATGGCTGTCCGACACCGCACGCTGGACCTGGCGCGTGAAAAGTTTTATGCACCTGGAAACCGAGCTGATGGGCGCGTTGCGCGAAAAATCCGAGCTGGATGCCATCACCGTCTTCGCTACCAACTTGAAAGCCTTGCTGCTGGCGGCCCCGGCCGGCCAGCGCGCCACCATGGGCCTGGACCCGGGCCTGCGCACCGGCGTTAAAGTTGCCGTGGTGGACGCCACCGGCAAGGTGATGGACACCGCCGTCATCTACCCGCACCAGCCGAAAAACGACTGGGAAGGCTCGCTGCACACGCTGGGCAAGCTGGCCGCCAAGCACAATGTATCGCTGATTTCGATCGGCAACGGCACCGCCTCGCGCGAGACCGACAAGCTGGCGCAAGACCTGCTCAAGCGCTTCCCCGAGCAAAAAATGCACAAGATCGTCGTCTCCGAAGCGGGCGCGTCGGTGTACTCCGCCTCGGAATACGCGTCGCGCGAACTGCCGGACATGGATGTTTCGCTGCGCGGCGCGGTGTCGATCGCCCGCCGCCTGCAAGATCCGCTGGCCGAGCTGGTCAAGATCGATCCGAAATCGATCGGCGTCGGCCAGTACCAGCACGATGTGTCGCAAACCCAGCTGGCGCGCACGCTGGATGCGGTGGTCGAGGATTGCGTGAATGCGGTCGGCGTCGACGTCAACACCGCCTCGGCGCCGCTGCTGGCACGCGTGTCCGGCCTGTCGTCATCGGTGGCGACGGCGATTGTCAGCTACCGCGACGTCAAAGGCGCGTTCACCTCGCGCGCCGCGCTGAAATCGGTGCCGCGCTTGGGCGACAAAACGTTTGAACAGGCCGCCGGCTTCCTGCGCGTGATGGGCGGCGACAATCCGCTGGACGCATCGGCGGTACACCCGGAATCGTATCCGCTGGTGGAAAAAATCCTCGGCGATATCCAGAAGGACATCAAGGCGGTGATCGGCGACAGCGCGCTGATCAAGCGTTTGCAGCCGGCCAAGTATGCCGATGAGAAATTCGGCGTGCCGACCATCACCGACATCCTGAAGGAGCTGGAAAAGCCGGGCCGCGATCCGCGTCCTGAATTTACCACCGCCACCTTCAAGGAAGGCGTGGAGGAAATCCGCGACCTGCGTCCCGACATGATCCTGGAAGGCGTGGTGACCAATGTCGCCGCGTTTGGCGCGTTTGTCGACATCGGCGTGCATCAGGATGGGCTGGTGCACATCTCGGCGCTGTCCAACACCTTCGTCAAAGATCCGCACACGGTGGTGAAAGCCGGCCAGGTGGTCAAGGTCAAAGTGCTGGAAGTGGACGAGAAGCGCAAGCGCATTGCCCTGACCATGCGCCTGTCCGACAGCGCGCCGCAAGCCGGTGCGCAGCCGCAGCAGCGCGGCGACCGTAACGATCGCCGCGCCATGGGCCAGCAGCAGAAGCAGCAGACCCGCGAACCGGCGGCCAGCGGCAGCATGGCGGCCGCCTTCGCCAAGCTGCGCGGCTAA
- a CDS encoding DEAD/DEAH box helicase — protein sequence MDFTRDDAPAAPAAPAPAPTRPAPPANQLSYAVATWLQRVDAAAHPKAKLAPPPVDNDPKQTQYKLIYVLAPTSGGRHVALCLYKARLRPNGDVAAASPVSEVFSLLSTPPTFMTPNDEDLIRFFVAMRSGQNSQTGSATEPRGKIGAALLNMLAEQDKLLWANSWADVGNGLVYPLKGGVLREANLAWREEGKGLRLGWQVAPPPGAKHVGADQVDYMLPTDPPWYIDNLSCGVLQLNQGGATIPLADLQALVAQAPLLTNNDKMRVSQLLLAHGLQGLMPLPQPLPQRMRDDVKPRPVLTLEAAMLADGSLQRWHDFAVLSYDYDGERVSFDPSQRVVRQKGEVTEIIQRDSEAEQAALALLTERHFIAPTTLPLSSLKGAVLLPSQAEWIRFARDGIAALKEAGWKIEKTAKYRYDTVEVGDWYADVVEDPADGGHAWFDLELGIMVNQERVPLLPVLVQLIRNAPNDFNPKVIAQHGAEDQMLATLADGSRVALPWGRVRPILNTLGELYFSDKIKNSVHMATLDAARLDELARNVELQWTGGEELRDMGARLNQFGSVTRVATPAGLQATLRDYQTDGLSWMQFLREYGFAGILADDMGLGKTVQTLAHILVEKEAGRLTAPALVIAPTSLMGNWQEEAARFAPGLKVLLLQGKDRMGQFDQIEEADLVLTTYALLPRDEEKLREHDFHLVILDESHYIKNTRSKAAQSAGLLRARHRLCLSGTPLENHLGELWSQFHFLLPGLLGDEKGFNTVFRHPIERADDPLRRALLNRRIKPFLLRRTKDNVAKELPPKTEMVRKVELTGAQRDLYETVRLAMDQKVRDEIDRKGVARSQIVILEALLKLRQVCCDPRLVKSTTKKQQAAGSAKLIDLMQMIEDLLEEKRKILVFSQFTSMLELIQEELESRDIPYALLTGETKDRSAQVAAFQQGAVPIFLISLKAGGVGLNLTAADTVIHYDPWWNPAAENQATDRAWRIGQDKPVFVYKLIAKGTLEEKIQVLQQKKSDLAQSILAEGESQKMALTQEDLQQIFAPLVE from the coding sequence ATGGATTTTACCCGCGACGACGCCCCTGCCGCCCCTGCTGCTCCAGCACCGGCCCCAACGCGCCCTGCGCCGCCCGCGAATCAATTGTCGTACGCTGTCGCCACCTGGCTGCAGCGTGTGGATGCGGCAGCGCACCCGAAAGCCAAGCTGGCGCCGCCGCCGGTCGATAACGACCCCAAGCAGACCCAATACAAGCTGATTTATGTGCTGGCGCCTACCAGCGGCGGCCGCCATGTGGCGCTGTGCCTGTACAAGGCGCGCCTGCGGCCGAACGGCGACGTGGCCGCGGCCAGCCCGGTCAGCGAAGTGTTCTCGCTGCTGTCGACCCCCCCTACGTTCATGACGCCGAACGACGAAGACCTGATCCGTTTCTTCGTCGCCATGCGCAGCGGCCAGAATTCGCAGACCGGCTCGGCCACCGAACCGCGCGGCAAGATCGGCGCGGCGCTGCTGAATATGCTGGCCGAACAGGACAAATTGCTGTGGGCGAACTCCTGGGCCGACGTCGGCAACGGCCTGGTGTATCCGCTCAAGGGCGGCGTGTTGCGCGAGGCCAACCTGGCCTGGCGCGAAGAAGGCAAGGGCCTGCGGCTCGGCTGGCAGGTGGCGCCGCCGCCGGGCGCCAAGCATGTCGGCGCCGACCAGGTCGACTACATGCTGCCAACCGATCCGCCGTGGTACATCGATAACCTGTCGTGCGGCGTGCTGCAATTGAACCAGGGCGGCGCCACGATTCCGCTGGCCGATTTGCAGGCCCTGGTGGCGCAGGCGCCGTTGCTGACCAACAACGACAAGATGCGGGTCTCGCAACTGCTGCTGGCGCACGGTCTGCAAGGGCTGATGCCGCTGCCGCAACCGTTGCCGCAGCGCATGCGCGACGACGTCAAGCCGCGTCCGGTGCTGACGCTGGAAGCGGCGATGCTGGCCGACGGCTCGCTGCAACGCTGGCACGATTTCGCCGTACTGTCGTACGACTACGACGGCGAACGGGTGTCGTTCGATCCGTCGCAGCGCGTGGTCCGCCAAAAGGGCGAGGTCACCGAAATCATCCAGCGCGATAGTGAGGCCGAGCAGGCCGCGCTGGCGTTGCTGACCGAGCGCCACTTCATCGCGCCGACCACGCTGCCGCTGAGCAGCCTGAAGGGCGCCGTATTGCTGCCGAGCCAAGCCGAGTGGATACGCTTCGCCCGCGACGGCATCGCCGCGCTGAAGGAAGCCGGCTGGAAAATCGAGAAAACCGCCAAATACCGCTATGACACGGTGGAAGTCGGCGACTGGTATGCCGACGTGGTGGAAGATCCGGCCGACGGCGGCCACGCCTGGTTCGACCTGGAACTGGGCATCATGGTCAACCAGGAACGGGTGCCGCTGCTGCCGGTGCTGGTGCAGCTGATCCGCAATGCCCCCAACGATTTCAATCCGAAAGTCATCGCCCAGCATGGCGCCGAAGACCAGATGCTGGCCACGCTGGCGGACGGTTCACGCGTGGCGCTGCCGTGGGGCCGCGTGCGTCCAATCCTGAATACGCTGGGCGAGTTGTATTTCAGCGACAAAATCAAGAACTCGGTGCACATGGCCACGCTGGACGCGGCCCGCCTGGACGAGCTGGCCCGCAATGTCGAGCTGCAGTGGACCGGCGGCGAGGAATTGCGCGACATGGGCGCGCGCCTCAACCAGTTCGGTTCGGTCACGCGGGTCGCTACCCCGGCCGGCTTGCAAGCCACGCTGCGTGACTATCAAACCGATGGCCTGTCGTGGATGCAGTTCCTGCGCGAATACGGCTTTGCCGGCATCCTGGCCGACGACATGGGCCTGGGCAAGACCGTGCAAACCCTGGCGCATATTCTGGTCGAGAAGGAAGCCGGCCGCTTGACGGCGCCGGCGCTGGTCATCGCCCCCACCAGCCTGATGGGCAACTGGCAGGAAGAAGCGGCGCGCTTCGCGCCCGGCCTGAAAGTGCTGCTGCTGCAAGGCAAGGACCGCATGGGCCAGTTCGACCAGATCGAAGAAGCCGACCTGGTGCTGACCACCTACGCGCTGCTGCCGCGCGACGAGGAAAAATTGCGCGAGCACGATTTCCATCTGGTGATCCTGGACGAGTCGCACTACATCAAGAACACCCGCTCCAAGGCGGCCCAGAGCGCCGGCCTGCTGCGCGCCCGTCATCGGCTGTGCCTGTCCGGCACGCCGCTGGAAAATCACCTGGGCGAACTGTGGTCGCAATTCCATTTCCTGCTGCCTGGCCTGCTGGGCGACGAGAAGGGCTTCAACACGGTGTTCCGCCACCCGATCGAGCGGGCCGACGATCCGCTGCGGCGCGCGCTGTTGAACCGCCGCATCAAGCCGTTCCTGCTGCGCCGGACCAAGGACAACGTGGCCAAGGAGTTGCCGCCGAAGACAGAGATGGTGCGCAAGGTCGAACTGACCGGCGCTCAGCGCGACCTGTACGAAACCGTGCGTCTCGCAATGGACCAGAAAGTGCGCGACGAAATCGACCGCAAGGGCGTGGCGCGCAGCCAGATCGTCATCCTGGAAGCGCTGCTCAAGCTGCGCCAGGTGTGCTGCGATCCGCGGCTGGTCAAATCCACCACCAAGAAACAACAGGCGGCCGGTTCGGCCAAGCTGATTGATCTGATGCAGATGATCGAAGACTTGCTGGAAGAAAAGCGCAAGATCCTGGTGTTTTCGCAGTTCACCAGTATGCTCGAGCTGATCCAGGAAGAACTGGAGTCGCGCGACATTCCGTATGCGCTGCTGACCGGCGAGACCAAGGACCGCAGCGCCCAGGTGGCGGCCTTCCAGCAAGGCGCGGTGCCGATTTTCCTGATCTCGCTGAAGGCCGGCGGTGTCGGACTCAACCTGACGGCGGCCGATACGGTTATCCACTATGATCCGTGGTGGAACCCGGCGGCGGAAAATCAGGCCACCGACCGCGCCTGGCGTATCGGTCAGGACAAGCCGGTGTTCGTGTACAAGCTGATCGCCAAGGGCACGCTGGAAGAGAAGATCCAGGTCCTGCAACAAAAGAAATCGGACCTGGCGCAATCGATCCTGGCCGAAGGCGAATCGCAGAAGATGGCCTTGACCCAGGAAGACCTGCAACAGATCTTCGCACCTTTGGTGGAGTAA
- the grxD gene encoding Grx4 family monothiol glutaredoxin, whose amino-acid sequence MSDVQTWIKETVTNTPVVLFMKGTAQFPQCGFSGRAIQILKACGVENIATVNVLEDPEVRQGIKDYSNWPTIPQLYVKGEFVGGSDIMNEMFESGELKALLDA is encoded by the coding sequence ATGAGCGACGTACAAACCTGGATCAAAGAAACCGTGACCAACACCCCGGTGGTGCTGTTCATGAAGGGCACCGCCCAGTTCCCACAATGCGGCTTCTCCGGCCGCGCCATCCAGATCCTGAAAGCCTGCGGCGTCGAGAACATTGCTACCGTCAACGTGCTGGAAGATCCGGAAGTCCGTCAGGGCATCAAGGACTACTCGAACTGGCCAACCATCCCTCAGCTGTACGTGAAGGGTGAGTTCGTCGGCGGTTCGGACATCATGAACGAGATGTTTGAGTCGGGCGAGCTGAAGGCCCTGCTGGATGCCTGA